TCCAGTACTGTAGGTCTCATGGCGCGGTGAACTCTGACTGATCCACCTTACCCAAGATGTTGTGGGGTCTCATTTCCGAAATATGTgggattttcttttgctgtgatttTGTTTGCATTCTGCTATAATGTAGGTGATTAACGTTTGAAATATCTGCTGTATTCCCAGAAGTGAAAATAGTGAAAATGCATTAATCTAACATTAATTTGTGCTTTGTGCAATTTTGAATGCTCTTTGACAAGGCCAATTCCATAGTTCATCACAGTCCCATCCCTGTTGGTAACCGTGTTGTGCAAAAACACCTTCATACCCACCCAATGGGGCCCCTGATCTAATATTCTAAGTGTCAGAGGTTccatatttgtaatagcaaatagGCCCTGACTGTAAATTAGTGAAGAGTGAATGTAACTTATTACCTACAGGGACAATTCCAAATGAAGGCCTTAAATGATGCTCAGCTAAGCTGGTTCTTCTGTGGCCTCTGTACCTTGAAAAGCTGCCGAGTCCTATGATTACACATGATGGGACTTGTACACTTGAAGTGAAACACAGTTTTCAAACTTGCTTTGTTTAGAATTCTCACCTCATTTTTCCATGGACAAAAGTATTCTTTATGTCCTAGTGCACTTACAATTTGGTATTACCTGGGagtgaaaagaaatattacagCCATGTCTAACTGACTTCTTGAGGTAAGATTGTTCTGTCAGAAATCCCTCTCCCAGTTCCCCTGAAGCTCTTCAGGAATCCACATCTCTCCAGAGCTCTTTGTTCTCATGGGTGGCACCTCCAGAGTGAAGAAGATCCTTTGTCAAGAAGGGAAACAGAAGGGAAATGAGAGGGTCCCGCAGGCAGAGCTGGAATCTACTTCCACTCTGCCTCTTgcaagctgtgtgaccctgggcacaaTTTCTCTTTCCTCTGGAAACCTCTGTTTTCTTAGACTTGGAGCAGGGTGGTCACACTGACCTTGCAGAGTTCTGAGAATCAGAGACAGAACATAAAAGGCCTGGAAAACATTCTCCAAAAAGAAGCTGCAACATGTGTGGACAATGGGCTTTTCATGCCTCTCTTACTCTCTGTTGACCTGGTGCAAGAAACATGCTCTGGTGATGGCTGTGAGGGAGGAATGAGGATAGACATAGACACTCCTGTGTCTCAAACATGCTTCTTTATTACTCTGTTATGACTCTGTCTTCCCTGGGGCAGGACCCCAGTCTGCCTACATTTGCAAACAGACACAGTGGCATGTGGAGACAACAGTGTGTCCCAATGACTTTTCTTTACTCCCCAGCTGTGGGCAGTACTCAGTGGAAGGGTGATATTATGACACTGATACTGCTATTTTGAAACCTGGAGGGTGGAAAGGTGCAAAAATCTATCACCAGCAACAGAAGGTGCAGCCTGTGTTGGTGGCGGTAATTTTGTCCATCAAATGAATatgtgtgaaaacatttcctcctTTGGCCCTACAGGTCAGGATGGCGGCAGTGGAGCACCATCATTCCTCAGGATTGCCCTACTGGCCCTACCTCCCAGctgaaactttaagaaaaaggaTGGGCCACAAGCTACCTCCTCCTTTTCAGTGTGATCTGAGAGGTCAACCACGTCCATCAGTTAAAGGGTGTCTGAGACCGCTGACTCTTTCTCGACTACAGTGTCCACTAGGACCTCAACCACATTCTACAACTGATGATTTTCTGAAAAGAGAGACACCTCAAGACGAGTGTGCCCTGGGACCTGAACCACttcctcgagctgatgattttCCGAGACTCAAGACACCTCCCGAGGGTCTTTTCATACCAATTTccccttctccagttgatgattctctgagcctgaagacacctcccgagtgtcttctggtaccccttccaccttctccagttgatgattttctgagaCCACAAACACCTCCCATCCAGTGTCACCTGAGACCTGTACCATTTCATCGAGCTGATGATATCAGGAGACTCAAGAAACCTCCTGACTGTTTTTTtgcaccccttccaccttctccagttgatgattctctgagcctgaagacacctcccgagtgtcttctggtaccccttccaccttctccagttgaagattttctcacaccacaggCACCTCCCATCCAGCGTCgtcgcctgggacctgtagcatttcctcgagctgatgattttaagagacccaaggaacctcccGAGTGTTTTTTcgcaccccttccaccttctccagttgatgattctctgagcctgaagacacctcccgagtgtcttctggtaccccttccaccttctccagttgatgattttctcacaccacaggcacctcccatcaagcgtcatcgcctgggacctgtagcatttcctcgagctgatgattttaggagacccaaggaacctcccGACTGTTTTTTCGTAccacttccaccttctccagttgatgattctctgagcctgaagacacctcccgagtgtcttctggtaccccttccacctccagttgatgattttctcacaccagaggcacctcccatcaagcgtcgtcgcctgggacctgtagcatttcctcgagctgatgattttaggagacccaaggaacctccTGAGTGTTTTTTcacaccccttccaccttctccagttgatgattctctgagcctgaagacacctcccgagtgtcttctggtaccccttccacctccagttgatgattttctcacaccagAGGCACCTCCCATCGAGCGTCgtcgcctgggacctgtagcatttcctcgagctgatgattttaggagacccaaggaacctccTGAGTGTTTTTTcacaccccttccaccttctccagttgatgattctctgagcctgaagacacctcccgagtgtcttctggtaccccttccacctccagttgatgattttctcacaccagaggcacctcccatcaagcgtcgtcgcctgggacctgtagcatttcctcgagctgatgattttaggagacccaaggaacctccTGAGTGTTTTTTcacaccccttccaccttctccagttgatgattctctgagcctgaagacatctcctgagtgtcttctggtaccccttccacctccagttgatgat
Above is a window of Pongo pygmaeus isolate AG05252 chromosome 14, NHGRI_mPonPyg2-v2.0_pri, whole genome shotgun sequence DNA encoding:
- the LOC129011393 gene encoding nuclear pore complex-interacting protein family member B4-like isoform X1, producing the protein MFARIVSISRPRDPPASVSQSARITGVSHRPRPKYITLSVINSPPDHFHPGTDFCGIPWIVIIIVFLGISTLAIFLWKTSFCVSFLKTVLKSQNVHDGSTDVQRKAWRSNSRSQEGIKIGLEDLFTSQRHMEDNVRAKVHKVTRKVNSHYKINGHRKTAKKKKLFQRTQELRRRAEDYYRCKITPSARKPLANSVSLFVFLAFGHSLPGQDMDVFFSPQLCAQALQRGKAERQAAYKQHRCQMRQKQRVPERHMSQEPVQGRPGLENPFWRDSGPHLVPMRNSNGVPAENTEKTKVRMAAVEHHHSSGLPYWPYLPAETLRKRMGHKLPPPFQCDLRGQPRPSVKGCLRPLTLSRLQCPLGPQPHSTTDDFLKRETPQDECALGPEPLPRADDFPRLKTPPEGLFIPISPSPVDDSLSLKTPPECLLVPLPPSPVDDFLRPQTPPIQCHLRPVPFHRADDIRRLKKPPDCFFAPLPPSPVDDSLSLKTPPECLLVPLPPSPVEDFLTPQAPPIQRRRLGPVAFPRADDFKRPKEPPECFFAPLPPSPVDDSLSLKTPPECLLVPLPPSPVDDFLTPQAPPIKRHRLGPVAFPRADDFRRPKEPPDCFFVPLPPSPVDDSLSLKTPPECLLVPLPPPVDDFLTPEAPPIKRRRLGPVAFPRADDFRRPKEPPECFFTPLPPSPVDDSLSLKTPPECLLVPLPPPVDDFLTPEAPPIERRRLGPVAFPRADDFRRPKEPPECFFTPLPPSPVDDSLSLKTPPECLLVPLPPPVDDFLTPEAPPIKRRRLGPVAFPRADDFRRPKEPPECFFTPLPPSPVDDSLSLKTSPECLLVPLPPPVDDFLTPEAPPIKRRRLGPIAFP
- the LOC129011393 gene encoding nuclear pore complex-interacting protein family member B4-like isoform X3, with translation MPVWWLLFWLLLLGFISHHPTYVINSPPDHFHPGTDFCGIPWIVIIIVFLGISTLAIFLWKTSFCVSFLKTVLKSQNVHDGSTDVQRKAWRSNSRSQEGIKIGLEDLFTSQRHMEDNVRAKVHKVTRKVNSHYKINGHRKTAKKKKLFQRTQELRRRAEDYYRCKITPSARKPLANSVSLFVFLAFGHSLPGQDMDVFFSPQLCAQALQRGKAERQAAYKQHRCQMRQKQRVPERHMSQEPVQGRPGLENPFWRADSGPHLVPMRNSNGVPAENTEKTKVRMAAVEHHHSSGLPYWPYLPAETLRKRMGHKLPPPFQCDLRGQPRPSVKGCLRPLTLSRLQCPLGPQPHSTTDDFLKRETPQDECALGPEPLPRADDFPRLKTPPEGLFIPISPSPVDDSLSLKTPPECLLVPLPPSPVDDFLRPQTPPIQCHLRPVPFHRADDIRRLKKPPDCFFAPLPPSPVDDSLSLKTPPECLLVPLPPSPVEDFLTPQAPPIQRRRLGPVAFPRADDFKRPKEPPECFFAPLPPSPVDDSLSLKTPPECLLVPLPPSPVDDFLTPQAPPIKRHRLGPVAFPRADDFRRPKEPPDCFFVPLPPSPVDDSLSLKTPPECLLVPLPPPVDDFLTPEAPPIKRRRLGPVAFPRADDFRRPKEPPECFFTPLPPSPVDDSLSLKTPPECLLVPLPPPVDDFLTPEAPPIERRRLGPVAFPRADDFRRPKEPPECFFTPLPPSPVDDSLSLKTPPECLLVPLPPPVDDFLTPEAPPIKRRRLGPVAFPRADDFRRPKEPPECFFTPLPPSPVDDSLSLKTSPECLLVPLPPPVDDFLTPEAPPIKRRRLGPIAFP
- the LOC129011393 gene encoding nuclear pore complex-interacting protein family member B4-like isoform X2, coding for MLVWWLLFWLLLLGFISHHPTYVINSPPDHFHPGTDFCGIPWIVIIIVFLGISTLAIFLWKTSFCVSFLKTVLKSQNVHDGSTDVQRKAWRSNSRSQEGIKIGLEDLFTSQRHMEDNVRAKVHKVTRKVNSHYKINGHRKTAKKKKLFQRTQELRRRAEDYYRCKITPSARKPLANSVSLFVFLAFGHSLPGQDMDVFFSPQLCAQALQRGKAERQAAYKQHRCQMRQKQRVPERHMSQEPVQGRPGLENPFWRADSGPHLVPMRNSNGVPAENTEKTKVRMAAVEHHHSSGLPYWPYLPAETLRKRMGHKLPPPFQCDLRGQPRPSVKGCLRPLTLSRLQCPLGPQPHSTTDDFLKRETPQDECALGPEPLPRADDFPRLKTPPEGLFIPISPSPVDDSLSLKTPPECLLVPLPPSPVDDFLRPQTPPIQCHLRPVPFHRADDIRRLKKPPDCFFAPLPPSPVDDSLSLKTPPECLLVPLPPSPVEDFLTPQAPPIQRRRLGPVAFPRADDFKRPKEPPECFFAPLPPSPVDDSLSLKTPPECLLVPLPPSPVDDFLTPQAPPIKRHRLGPVAFPRADDFRRPKEPPDCFFVPLPPSPVDDSLSLKTPPECLLVPLPPPVDDFLTPEAPPIKRRRLGPVAFPRADDFRRPKEPPECFFTPLPPSPVDDSLSLKTPPECLLVPLPPPVDDFLTPEAPPIERRRLGPVAFPRADDFRRPKEPPECFFTPLPPSPVDDSLSLKTPPECLLVPLPPPVDDFLTPEAPPIKRRRLGPVAFPRADDFRRPKEPPECFFTPLPPSPVDDSLSLKTSPECLLVPLPPPVDDFLTPEAPPIKRRRLGPIAFP
- the LOC129011393 gene encoding nuclear pore complex-interacting protein family member B4-like isoform X6, whose protein sequence is MPVWWLLFWLLLLGFISHHPTYVINSPPDHFHPGTDFCGIPWIVIIIVFLGISTLAIFLWKTSFCVSFLKTVLKSQNVHDGSTDVQRKAWRSNSRSQEGIKIGLEDLFTSQRHMEDNVRAKVHKVTRKVNSHYKINGHRKTAKKKKLFQRTQELRRRAEDYYRCKITPSARKPLANSLCAQALQRGKAERQAAYKQHRCQMRQKQRVPERHMSQEPVQGRPGLENPFWRDSGPHLVPMRNSNGVPAENTEKTKVRMAAVEHHHSSGLPYWPYLPAETLRKRMGHKLPPPFQCDLRGQPRPSVKGCLRPLTLSRLQCPLGPQPHSTTDDFLKRETPQDECALGPEPLPRADDFPRLKTPPEGLFIPISPSPVDDSLSLKTPPECLLVPLPPSPVDDFLRPQTPPIQCHLRPVPFHRADDIRRLKKPPDCFFAPLPPSPVDDSLSLKTPPECLLVPLPPSPVEDFLTPQAPPIQRRRLGPVAFPRADDFKRPKEPPECFFAPLPPSPVDDSLSLKTPPECLLVPLPPSPVDDFLTPQAPPIKRHRLGPVAFPRADDFRRPKEPPDCFFVPLPPSPVDDSLSLKTPPECLLVPLPPPVDDFLTPEAPPIKRRRLGPVAFPRADDFRRPKEPPECFFTPLPPSPVDDSLSLKTPPECLLVPLPPPVDDFLTPEAPPIERRRLGPVAFPRADDFRRPKEPPECFFTPLPPSPVDDSLSLKTPPECLLVPLPPPVDDFLTPEAPPIKRRRLGPVAFPRADDFRRPKEPPECFFTPLPPSPVDDSLSLKTSPECLLVPLPPPVDDFLTPEAPPIKRRRLGPIAFP
- the LOC129011393 gene encoding nuclear pore complex-interacting protein family member B4-like isoform X4, whose protein sequence is MPVWWLLFWLLLLGFISHHPTYVINSPPDHFHPGTDFCGIPWIVIIIVFLGISTLAIFLWKTSFCVSFLKTVLKSQNVHDGSTDVQRKAWRSNSRSQEGIKIGLEDLFTSQRHMEDNVRAKVHKVTRKVNSHYKINGHRKTAKKKKLFQRTQELRRRAEDYYRCKITPSARKPLANSLCAQALQRGKAERQAAYKQHRCQMRQKQRVPERHMSQEPVQGRPGLENPFWRADSGPHLVPMRNSNGVPAENTEKTKVRMAAVEHHHSSGLPYWPYLPAETLRKRMGHKLPPPFQCDLRGQPRPSVKGCLRPLTLSRLQCPLGPQPHSTTDDFLKRETPQDECALGPEPLPRADDFPRLKTPPEGLFIPISPSPVDDSLSLKTPPECLLVPLPPSPVDDFLRPQTPPIQCHLRPVPFHRADDIRRLKKPPDCFFAPLPPSPVDDSLSLKTPPECLLVPLPPSPVEDFLTPQAPPIQRRRLGPVAFPRADDFKRPKEPPECFFAPLPPSPVDDSLSLKTPPECLLVPLPPSPVDDFLTPQAPPIKRHRLGPVAFPRADDFRRPKEPPDCFFVPLPPSPVDDSLSLKTPPECLLVPLPPPVDDFLTPEAPPIKRRRLGPVAFPRADDFRRPKEPPECFFTPLPPSPVDDSLSLKTPPECLLVPLPPPVDDFLTPEAPPIERRRLGPVAFPRADDFRRPKEPPECFFTPLPPSPVDDSLSLKTPPECLLVPLPPPVDDFLTPEAPPIKRRRLGPVAFPRADDFRRPKEPPECFFTPLPPSPVDDSLSLKTSPECLLVPLPPPVDDFLTPEAPPIKRRRLGPIAFP
- the LOC129011393 gene encoding nuclear pore complex-interacting protein family member B4-like isoform X5, whose product is MLVWWLLFWLLLLGFISHHPTYVINSPPDHFHPGTDFCGIPWIVIIIVFLGISTLAIFLWKTSFCVSFLKTVLKSQNVHDGSTDVQRKAWRSNSRSQEGIKIGLEDLFTSQRHMEDNVRAKVHKVTRKVNSHYKINGHRKTAKKKKLFQRTQELRRRAEDYYRCKITPSARKPLANSLCAQALQRGKAERQAAYKQHRCQMRQKQRVPERHMSQEPVQGRPGLENPFWRDSGPHLVPMRNSNGVPAENTEKTKVRMAAVEHHHSSGLPYWPYLPAETLRKRMGHKLPPPFQCDLRGQPRPSVKGCLRPLTLSRLQCPLGPQPHSTTDDFLKRETPQDECALGPEPLPRADDFPRLKTPPEGLFIPISPSPVDDSLSLKTPPECLLVPLPPSPVDDFLRPQTPPIQCHLRPVPFHRADDIRRLKKPPDCFFAPLPPSPVDDSLSLKTPPECLLVPLPPSPVEDFLTPQAPPIQRRRLGPVAFPRADDFKRPKEPPECFFAPLPPSPVDDSLSLKTPPECLLVPLPPSPVDDFLTPQAPPIKRHRLGPVAFPRADDFRRPKEPPDCFFVPLPPSPVDDSLSLKTPPECLLVPLPPPVDDFLTPEAPPIKRRRLGPVAFPRADDFRRPKEPPECFFTPLPPSPVDDSLSLKTPPECLLVPLPPPVDDFLTPEAPPIERRRLGPVAFPRADDFRRPKEPPECFFTPLPPSPVDDSLSLKTPPECLLVPLPPPVDDFLTPEAPPIKRRRLGPVAFPRADDFRRPKEPPECFFTPLPPSPVDDSLSLKTSPECLLVPLPPPVDDFLTPEAPPIKRRRLGPIAFP